A stretch of the Myxococcus guangdongensis genome encodes the following:
- a CDS encoding S9 family peptidase, translated as MPSWFTVSRAMALATLVPTLALANPAAPKAAASGKAEVERASTRPSKHYTIQQFMKTTLIRGASFSSDEQRVLYSSNQTGIYNVFSAPVKGGKPTQLTRSTTDSTFAVSYFPKDERILFTRDQGGNEQHHLYVRTPDGKEKDITPGDKHRAVFFGWSQDEAGFYVLTNERDERFMDLYRYDAKTFERTRLYQNEDGLDVGAVSADEQWIAVEKTHTTADSDVYLLNLATKERKHISQHQGTATWSPAEFDTTSTALYLLTDEGSEFTRVVRYVLATGKMEEVEKTDWDVMYTYFSRNGALRVTGINADASTVIRVQDTKTGKQLELPRLPEGDITSVSIGRGEKRLAFHHRGDRSPNNLYVFDLATKKATRLTDNLTTEIDAKDLVDAEVVRFKSFDGMVIPNVLFKPHQATAQTRAPALIWVHGGPGGQSRKGYNPMIQYLVNHGYVVLAINNRGSSGYGKTFYTADDQKHGKEPLLDCVEAKKYLASLPYVDGERVGIIGGSYGGYMTLAALTYHPGVFNVGVDIFGVSNWLRTLKSMPAHWESRRQALYQEVGNPETQEAMLREISPLFHAEKIRQPLLVIQGANDPRVLQAESDEIVQAVRKSKVPVEYVLFPDEGHGFTKKKNEEEAYSRTRAFLDQYLKKPASGPTN; from the coding sequence ATGCCGTCCTGGTTCACCGTGTCGCGGGCCATGGCCCTCGCGACCCTCGTCCCCACCCTCGCGCTGGCCAACCCCGCCGCGCCGAAGGCCGCCGCGTCCGGCAAGGCCGAGGTCGAGCGCGCGTCCACGCGCCCCTCGAAGCACTACACCATCCAGCAGTTCATGAAGACGACGCTGATTCGGGGCGCGTCCTTCTCCTCCGACGAGCAGCGGGTGCTGTACTCGTCGAACCAGACGGGCATCTACAACGTCTTCTCCGCGCCGGTGAAGGGCGGCAAGCCCACCCAGCTCACCCGCTCCACCACGGACAGCACCTTCGCGGTGAGCTACTTCCCGAAGGACGAGCGCATCCTCTTCACGCGCGACCAGGGCGGCAACGAGCAGCACCACCTCTACGTGCGCACCCCGGACGGGAAGGAGAAGGACATCACCCCGGGCGACAAGCACCGCGCCGTCTTCTTCGGCTGGAGCCAGGACGAGGCGGGCTTCTACGTCCTCACCAACGAGCGCGACGAGCGCTTCATGGACCTGTACCGCTACGACGCGAAGACGTTCGAGCGCACGCGGCTGTACCAGAACGAGGACGGCCTGGACGTGGGCGCCGTGTCCGCGGACGAGCAGTGGATCGCCGTGGAGAAGACCCACACCACGGCCGACAGCGACGTGTACCTGCTGAACCTCGCCACGAAGGAGCGCAAGCACATCAGCCAGCACCAGGGCACCGCCACCTGGAGCCCCGCCGAGTTCGACACCACCTCCACCGCGCTCTACCTGCTCACCGACGAGGGCTCCGAGTTCACCCGCGTGGTGCGCTACGTGCTCGCCACCGGGAAGATGGAGGAGGTGGAGAAGACGGACTGGGACGTGATGTACACGTACTTCTCCCGCAACGGCGCGCTGCGCGTCACCGGCATCAACGCGGACGCCAGCACCGTCATCCGCGTGCAGGACACGAAGACGGGCAAGCAGCTGGAGCTGCCCAGGCTGCCCGAGGGCGACATCACCAGCGTGTCCATCGGCCGCGGTGAGAAGCGCCTGGCCTTCCACCACCGCGGGGACCGCTCGCCCAACAACCTCTACGTCTTCGACCTCGCGACGAAGAAGGCCACCCGCCTGACGGACAACCTCACCACCGAAATCGACGCCAAGGACCTGGTCGACGCGGAGGTGGTGCGCTTCAAGTCCTTCGACGGGATGGTGATTCCCAACGTCCTCTTCAAGCCGCATCAGGCCACCGCCCAGACGCGGGCGCCCGCGCTCATCTGGGTGCACGGCGGCCCCGGTGGCCAGTCCCGCAAGGGCTACAACCCGATGATTCAGTACCTGGTCAACCACGGCTACGTGGTGCTGGCCATCAACAACCGGGGCAGCTCCGGCTACGGCAAGACGTTCTACACGGCGGATGACCAGAAGCACGGCAAGGAGCCGCTGCTCGACTGCGTGGAGGCGAAGAAGTACCTGGCCAGCCTCCCGTACGTGGACGGCGAGCGCGTGGGCATCATCGGCGGCAGCTACGGCGGCTACATGACGCTGGCCGCGCTGACGTACCACCCGGGCGTCTTCAACGTGGGCGTGGACATCTTCGGCGTGTCCAACTGGCTGCGCACCCTCAAGAGCATGCCCGCCCACTGGGAGTCACGGCGCCAGGCGCTCTACCAGGAGGTGGGCAACCCGGAGACGCAGGAGGCGATGCTGCGCGAAATCTCCCCCCTGTTCCACGCGGAGAAGATTCGCCAGCCGCTGCTCGTCATCCAGGGCGCCAACGACCCGCGCGTGCTGCAGGCGGAGTCGGACGAAATCGTCCAGGCGGTGCGCAAGAGCAAGGTCCCCGTCGAGTACGTCCTCTTCCCCGACGAGG